A region from the Acidiferrobacter sp. SPIII_3 genome encodes:
- a CDS encoding serine/threonine-protein kinase, whose product MRKQPTPLAQGYVLKGYRIEKTLGGGGFSSVYLASDLASGAEVVIKEFLPVTQAWRTPDGRVEPLSEETAGLFASGLKRFFDEAAALAKLHHPNIVQVTNFFRAHNTAYMVMHYEVGRDLRWYIKRHPGGLSEKFLRTMFPPLLMGLDELHTRGLLHLDIKPANILLRPGGNPLLLDFGAAQRTLERPAGLRTLTAGFAPLEQHTKGHIGPWTDLYAIGASMWACLSGRAPPPATARATKDTFKGARGRYGRRYSAQILEAIDWCMQMDQLQRPQNVGQLLAFLSETPRPESGNRGDIGRWFDRWPWPRLKRS is encoded by the coding sequence ATGCGCAAACAACCGACCCCTCTCGCCCAAGGCTATGTCCTGAAGGGCTACCGAATCGAAAAGACCCTCGGCGGAGGAGGCTTCAGCTCGGTCTATCTCGCGTCCGATCTCGCGTCCGGGGCCGAGGTGGTCATCAAGGAGTTCCTTCCGGTGACCCAGGCCTGGCGGACCCCGGACGGCCGGGTCGAGCCGCTTTCCGAGGAGACCGCGGGGCTTTTCGCCTCGGGCCTCAAACGCTTCTTCGACGAGGCCGCGGCGCTCGCCAAACTCCACCACCCCAACATCGTCCAGGTCACCAATTTCTTTCGCGCCCACAACACCGCCTACATGGTCATGCATTACGAAGTCGGCCGGGACCTGCGCTGGTACATCAAGCGCCACCCGGGGGGCTTGAGCGAGAAGTTCCTGCGCACCATGTTCCCGCCGCTGCTCATGGGCCTGGACGAACTTCATACCCGCGGGCTTTTGCACCTCGACATCAAGCCCGCCAACATCCTGCTGCGCCCGGGCGGCAACCCGCTGCTATTGGACTTCGGGGCCGCGCAAAGGACCCTGGAACGGCCCGCCGGCCTGCGCACCCTGACCGCCGGATTCGCACCCCTGGAGCAGCACACCAAGGGGCATATCGGTCCCTGGACCGACCTGTATGCGATCGGGGCCTCGATGTGGGCGTGCCTGAGCGGGCGCGCGCCGCCGCCGGCCACGGCGCGCGCCACCAAGGACACCTTCAAGGGGGCACGAGGTCGCTATGGCCGCCGGTACTCGGCGCAGATCCTGGAGGCCATAGACTGGTGCATGCAGATGGACCAGCTGCAACGACCCCAGAACGTCGGGCAACTCCTGGCGTTTCTGAGCGAGACACCCCGCCCGGAATCGGGTAATAGGGGCGATATCGGCCGGTGGTTCGATAGGTGGCCGTGGCCGCGACTGAAACGGTCGTAA
- the gmk gene encoding guanylate kinase, which yields MNSDPRLVILSAPSGAGKSSLAKALAADPRFAVSVSHTTRAARPGEQDGVHYHFVDHAAFERLVAEGAFLEHARVFGNRYGTTRAAVESLLREGRHVILDIDWQGARRIKALWPAALTIFILPPSLEALEARLRGRGQDDPAVIAQRMAQARAEIAHAGEFDHIIVNDEFEEALADLKMLIAEGRRRRPLRYDPGLLAPTGA from the coding sequence TTGAATAGCGATCCCCGCTTGGTCATCCTGTCGGCCCCGAGCGGCGCCGGCAAGAGCAGTCTTGCCAAGGCCCTGGCCGCCGATCCGCGTTTCGCGGTGTCGGTCTCGCATACCACGAGGGCGGCGCGTCCTGGCGAGCAAGATGGCGTGCATTACCATTTCGTGGATCATGCGGCGTTCGAGCGGTTGGTGGCCGAGGGGGCCTTTCTCGAGCATGCGCGGGTCTTTGGCAACCGCTATGGGACGACGCGCGCGGCCGTCGAATCCCTGTTGCGCGAAGGCCGGCATGTGATCCTCGACATCGATTGGCAGGGCGCCCGGCGCATCAAGGCGCTGTGGCCCGCGGCGCTCACGATCTTCATCCTGCCGCCGTCGCTGGAGGCCCTCGAGGCGCGGTTGCGCGGCCGTGGCCAGGACGATCCGGCGGTGATCGCCCAGCGCATGGCCCAGGCGCGAGCCGAGATCGCCCATGCCGGGGAGTTCGATCACATCATCGTGAACGACGAGTTCGAAGAGGCGCTCGCCGACCTGAAGATGCTGATCGCCGAAGGCCGGCGGCGCCGGCCGTTGCGTTACGACCCCGGGCTCCTCGCTCCTACCGGCGCATAA
- a CDS encoding YicC/YloC family endoribonuclease yields the protein MTVSVKSMTAFARAQVHAEQGDVVCELRSVNHRYLEVSVRLPDGLNTLEGLIRERLSRALARGKVDCQVAWRRGPTEAAVMVDRHLAAEIVGAAEALRAAHATLAPLTAADVLRWPGVVAARPGPALDGPVSEACERALTALIEHRRREGERLAQGLRERLDLMDAEVGSLRGLVAKGLESLRERLRARVEALAPPLDGERLEQEVVLLAQRGDVWEELERLAVHIAEARAALAGGGPVGRRLDFLMQELNREANTVASKSSSARVSSVAVGLKVLIEQMREQVQNIE from the coding sequence ATGACGGTTTCTGTAAAAAGCATGACCGCGTTCGCGCGCGCCCAGGTCCACGCCGAACAGGGTGATGTCGTGTGCGAGCTGCGCTCGGTCAACCATCGCTATCTGGAGGTGTCGGTGCGCCTGCCAGACGGCCTGAATACCCTCGAGGGTCTGATCCGCGAACGCCTCTCGCGGGCGCTGGCGCGCGGTAAGGTCGACTGCCAGGTCGCATGGCGCAGGGGCCCGACCGAGGCCGCGGTCATGGTCGATCGGCATCTGGCCGCGGAGATCGTGGGCGCCGCCGAGGCGCTGCGTGCCGCCCACGCCACGCTCGCACCGCTGACCGCAGCCGATGTGTTGCGCTGGCCCGGGGTGGTGGCGGCGCGTCCGGGGCCGGCCCTGGACGGACCGGTCAGCGAGGCCTGCGAGCGTGCGCTTACCGCCCTCATCGAGCATCGGCGGCGCGAAGGCGAACGGTTGGCGCAAGGACTGCGCGAGAGGCTCGACCTCATGGACGCCGAGGTCGGCAGCTTGCGCGGGCTGGTGGCCAAGGGCCTGGAGTCGTTGCGCGAACGGCTGCGCGCGCGCGTGGAGGCGCTTGCCCCGCCGCTCGATGGCGAGCGCTTGGAGCAGGAGGTGGTGCTTTTGGCGCAGCGCGGGGATGTCTGGGAGGAGCTGGAGCGCCTCGCCGTGCACATCGCCGAGGCGCGCGCGGCGCTCGCCGGAGGCGGACCCGTCGGCCGGCGTCTCGATTTCTTGATGCAGGAGCTCAATCGCGAGGCCAACACCGTGGCCTCCAAGTCCTCGTCGGCGCGTGTTTCGAGCGTCGCCGTCGGTCTCAAGGTCCTGATCGAACAAATGCGTGAACAGGTGCAAAACATTGAATAG
- a CDS encoding bifunctional (p)ppGpp synthetase/guanosine-3',5'-bis(diphosphate) 3'-pyrophosphohydrolase: protein MTPSQIPPPEGAGPGAVSFHISDLLALLEGYLGREEVAMVYRAYLFGAEAHEGQKRRSGEPYIYHPLEVARLLAGLRLDATCLTAAILHDVIEDTGRRKDEIIIQFGQEAADLVDGVSKIGQIEFENKEEEQAENFRKMLLAMARDIRVVLIKLADRLHNMRTIRVLSPVRQKAIARETLDIYAPIANRLGLHNWSVELEDLAFAILYPLRYRILQEAVRKRHGNRKALVDKVRVAIVEQLRREGLPGEVSGREKNLYGIYSKMRQKGLSFEQVYDLLAFRIVVDKADTCYRALGVIHNLYKPIPGRFKDYIAIPKTNGYQSLHTVVFGPFAVLIEVQIRTEDMHRVAENGVAAHWLYKTGDVGMQKRALQWLQGLMETQQQAGNPQEFLEHLKIDLFPDEVYVFTPNGDIKKLPRGATVIDFAYEVHTDIGKRCAGARINHQLVPMRTVLRNGDHVEVITSAYSAPHPSWLNSVVTGKARAHIRNYLKNLRRDEAISLGERFLAKALQSLGFTGEVSEEAKNALLSTLHMKAWPDVLADIGLGTRIAAVVARQLLPDVPAPSLVPSRAPGTIAIRGTEGAVVNYAKCCRPIPGDPVLGFLTAGRGITVHTEDCPNVAEYRKHPEKWIDIQWESGIDGFWPVAIRVEVKNRRGVLATVAAAMSEMDANIDTVSIDERDGQDTAMDFVIEVHNRVHLARIIRRIRSQEAVVRINRKRG, encoded by the coding sequence GTGACGCCGTCGCAAATCCCGCCCCCTGAGGGCGCGGGTCCGGGCGCCGTCTCGTTTCACATAAGCGACCTGCTCGCCTTGCTCGAGGGCTACCTCGGGCGCGAGGAGGTGGCCATGGTCTATCGCGCCTACCTGTTCGGCGCGGAGGCCCACGAGGGCCAGAAACGCCGTAGCGGCGAGCCCTACATCTATCATCCCCTGGAGGTCGCCCGGCTGCTCGCCGGATTGCGCCTCGATGCCACGTGCCTTACCGCCGCCATCCTTCATGACGTCATCGAGGATACCGGTCGGCGCAAGGACGAGATCATCATCCAGTTCGGCCAGGAGGCCGCCGATCTCGTCGATGGCGTGAGCAAGATCGGCCAGATCGAGTTCGAAAACAAGGAGGAGGAGCAGGCCGAGAATTTCCGCAAGATGTTGCTGGCCATGGCCCGCGACATCCGCGTCGTGCTCATAAAGCTCGCCGATCGCCTCCACAACATGCGCACGATCCGGGTCCTGTCGCCGGTCCGGCAGAAGGCCATCGCCCGCGAGACGCTCGACATCTACGCGCCGATCGCCAATCGCCTGGGTCTCCATAATTGGTCGGTGGAACTCGAGGATCTGGCCTTCGCCATCCTCTATCCCCTGCGTTACCGGATCCTCCAGGAGGCGGTGCGCAAGCGCCATGGTAATCGCAAGGCCCTGGTCGACAAGGTGCGCGTGGCGATCGTCGAGCAGTTGCGGCGCGAGGGCCTGCCGGGCGAGGTGTCGGGACGCGAGAAGAATCTCTATGGCATCTATAGCAAGATGCGCCAAAAGGGCCTGTCCTTCGAACAGGTCTATGACCTGTTGGCGTTTCGCATCGTCGTCGATAAGGCCGACACCTGCTATCGCGCGCTGGGCGTGATCCATAATCTCTATAAACCCATCCCGGGCCGGTTCAAGGACTATATCGCGATCCCCAAGACCAATGGCTATCAATCGCTCCACACCGTGGTGTTCGGGCCGTTCGCGGTCTTGATCGAGGTACAGATCCGCACCGAGGACATGCACAGGGTCGCCGAGAACGGGGTCGCTGCGCACTGGCTCTACAAGACTGGCGATGTCGGCATGCAAAAGCGCGCCCTGCAATGGCTGCAGGGCCTGATGGAGACCCAGCAGCAGGCCGGCAACCCGCAAGAGTTTCTGGAGCACCTGAAGATCGATCTGTTTCCCGACGAGGTGTATGTCTTCACCCCCAACGGCGACATCAAGAAGCTGCCGCGCGGTGCCACGGTCATCGACTTCGCCTACGAGGTCCATACCGACATCGGCAAGCGCTGTGCCGGGGCGCGCATCAATCACCAGCTGGTGCCGATGCGCACGGTCCTGCGCAACGGCGACCATGTCGAGGTCATCACCTCGGCCTACAGCGCCCCGCACCCCTCATGGCTGAATTCGGTCGTGACCGGCAAGGCCCGGGCGCACATCCGCAATTATCTGAAGAATCTGCGCCGCGACGAGGCCATCAGCCTGGGCGAGCGGTTTCTGGCAAAGGCCCTGCAATCGCTCGGTTTCACGGGCGAGGTGAGCGAGGAGGCCAAGAACGCCTTGCTGTCGACCTTGCACATGAAGGCTTGGCCGGATGTGCTCGCCGATATCGGTCTCGGGACGCGGATCGCGGCGGTGGTGGCGCGCCAGCTGCTGCCCGATGTGCCGGCGCCGTCGCTGGTGCCGTCGCGCGCGCCCGGCACGATCGCGATCCGCGGGACCGAGGGCGCGGTGGTGAATTACGCCAAGTGCTGCCGGCCCATCCCCGGTGACCCGGTGCTCGGTTTCCTCACCGCCGGCCGCGGCATCACCGTGCATACCGAGGACTGCCCCAATGTCGCCGAGTATCGCAAGCATCCGGAGAAGTGGATCGACATCCAGTGGGAGAGCGGCATAGACGGGTTTTGGCCGGTGGCCATCCGCGTGGAGGTCAAGAACCGCCGAGGGGTGCTGGCGACCGTCGCCGCCGCCATGTCCGAGATGGACGCCAATATCGATACGGTATCGATCGACGAGCGCGATGGCCAGGATACCGCCATGGACTTCGTGATCGAGGTCCACAACCGCGTGCACCTGGCGCGCATCATCCGCCGGATCCGCTCCCAGGAGGCAGTGGTCCGGATCAACCGCAAACGAGGATAA
- a CDS encoding CopD family protein, whose translation MLWIKAFHIIFVITWFAGLFYLPRLFVYHSLTDDEAGQARFVVMERRLYRFTTPSAVLAVSLGLWLWLGFGFRGLWIDIKVALVALLVAYYVYLGHLCRELAAGRKRSTAFYRVINEVPVLILIAIVILVVVKPRF comes from the coding sequence ATGCTCTGGATCAAAGCCTTCCATATCATATTCGTCATCACCTGGTTCGCGGGCCTCTTCTATCTTCCGCGCCTCTTCGTGTACCACAGCCTCACGGACGATGAGGCCGGACAGGCGCGCTTTGTGGTCATGGAACGGAGGCTTTACCGGTTCACGACGCCGAGCGCGGTCCTGGCGGTGAGCCTCGGCCTGTGGTTATGGCTCGGTTTTGGCTTTCGCGGCCTATGGATCGACATCAAGGTGGCGCTGGTGGCGCTGCTCGTCGCCTATTACGTCTACCTGGGACATCTATGCCGGGAACTGGCCGCGGGACGCAAACGCAGCACCGCCTTCTACCGCGTGATCAATGAGGTCCCGGTATTGATCCTGATCGCGATCGTGATCCTCGTGGTGGTCAAGCCCCGCTTCTGA
- the hemW gene encoding radical SAM family heme chaperone HemW: protein MTPGSPPLLGLYIHIPWCVAKCPYCDFHSLARQGPLPEGPYVRALLDDLEHSREGLLGREISTIFFGGGTPSLFSGSAIAEILEGVSGRAALAADCEITLEANPGTIDSRRFRAFREAGVTRLSLGVQSLHDPSLRRLGRIHDAREAHDAMEAAAGAGFRSFNIDLMYGLPDQTAAQALADVRAVLAVAPPHLSLYELTIEAHTAFAHEPPPLPSEDERMAIEDAVTRAAGDAGYDRYEVSAYARPGYRCAHNLNYWRFGDYLGLGAGAHSKLTDAQGVTRMVRNPDPAAYMADRGRIASRRRLARHELVFEFLLNALRLTEGFSQDMLRDRTGYDFMELESLWAPAFARGLLEHEGDRIYTTPLGRRFLDALLAEFLATTEIIPAEAS, encoded by the coding sequence ATGACCCCCGGGTCCCCACCGCTGCTTGGCCTCTACATCCATATCCCGTGGTGCGTGGCCAAATGCCCCTATTGCGATTTCCACTCGCTGGCGCGGCAGGGGCCGCTTCCCGAGGGGCCCTATGTACGCGCCCTGCTCGACGATCTCGAACACAGCCGGGAGGGCTTGCTGGGGCGCGAGATCAGTACGATATTCTTCGGCGGGGGGACGCCCAGCCTGTTCTCGGGGTCGGCCATCGCCGAGATCCTGGAGGGAGTAAGCGGGCGCGCGGCGCTCGCCGCCGACTGCGAGATCACGCTCGAGGCCAACCCGGGCACCATCGACAGCCGCCGTTTTCGGGCCTTTCGCGAGGCCGGGGTGACACGCCTGTCGCTCGGCGTCCAAAGCCTCCACGACCCCTCCTTGCGCCGTCTCGGGCGCATCCATGACGCGCGCGAGGCCCATGATGCCATGGAGGCCGCCGCGGGCGCGGGCTTCCGGTCCTTCAACATCGATCTCATGTACGGCCTGCCGGATCAAACCGCGGCCCAGGCCCTGGCCGACGTTCGCGCGGTACTTGCGGTGGCCCCCCCTCACCTGTCGCTCTACGAGCTCACGATCGAGGCCCATACCGCGTTTGCCCACGAGCCGCCTCCGTTGCCTTCGGAAGACGAGCGCATGGCCATCGAGGATGCGGTGACGCGAGCCGCCGGCGACGCCGGATACGACCGTTATGAGGTGTCGGCCTACGCCCGCCCCGGCTACCGCTGCGCGCACAATCTCAATTACTGGCGCTTTGGCGACTATCTGGGACTCGGGGCGGGCGCGCACAGCAAGCTCACCGACGCGCAAGGGGTGACGCGCATGGTACGGAACCCCGATCCCGCCGCTTACATGGCGGACCGCGGTCGCATCGCCAGCCGTCGCCGGCTGGCGCGCCACGAGCTCGTCTTCGAGTTCCTCCTGAATGCCCTGCGCCTTACCGAAGGATTCTCGCAAGACATGCTCCGGGACCGCACGGGATATGACTTCATGGAGCTGGAATCGTTATGGGCGCCCGCCTTTGCTCGGGGCCTCTTGGAGCACGAGGGCGACCGGATCTACACCACACCCTTGGGCCGGCGGTTTCTCGATGCGCTGCTCGCGGAATTCCTCGCCACCACCGAAATCATACCGGCCGAGGCCTCGTGA
- a CDS encoding Rid family detoxifying hydrolase produces MAFRVIETHAAPRAIGTYSQALRSGSLVFLSGQIPLDPKTMAIVSDDPRAQIVQVFENLAAVIVAAGGELRHIVKLSVFLTDLAHFPLVNEVMTERFKPPYPARSAIGVAALPRGALVEMDAILDLG; encoded by the coding sequence ATGGCCTTTCGTGTCATCGAGACCCACGCCGCGCCGCGCGCGATCGGCACCTATTCGCAGGCCCTGAGATCGGGGTCGCTCGTGTTTCTCTCGGGGCAGATACCGCTCGACCCCAAGACCATGGCAATCGTATCGGACGATCCGCGCGCCCAGATCGTGCAGGTGTTCGAGAACCTGGCGGCGGTGATCGTGGCGGCCGGCGGCGAACTGCGCCATATCGTCAAGCTCTCGGTGTTTCTCACGGATCTTGCGCATTTCCCGCTGGTAAACGAGGTCATGACCGAGCGCTTCAAGCCCCCCTATCCGGCGCGCTCGGCGATCGGGGTCGCGGCGCTGCCGCGCGGCGCCCTAGTCGAGATGGATGCCATCCTCGACCTCGGCTAG
- the rpoZ gene encoding DNA-directed RNA polymerase subunit omega, which yields MARITVEDCLEHVENRFQLVLVAARRARQLALGAEPCVPRENDKPTVLALREIAEGYVTSAILDDNPEAGLESDDDAVLSLGTGGDAVANPAP from the coding sequence ATGGCCCGCATCACCGTTGAGGATTGTCTGGAACACGTCGAGAACCGCTTTCAGCTGGTGTTGGTGGCGGCCCGCCGGGCCCGCCAGCTGGCATTGGGCGCCGAACCGTGCGTGCCACGCGAGAATGACAAGCCGACGGTTCTGGCCCTGCGCGAGATCGCCGAAGGTTACGTGACCAGCGCCATTTTGGATGATAATCCGGAGGCGGGCCTGGAGTCCGATGATGATGCCGTCTTATCCCTCGGAACAGGCGGTGACGCCGTCGCAAATCCCGCCCCCTGA
- the rdgB gene encoding RdgB/HAM1 family non-canonical purine NTP pyrophosphatase, with translation MKICCATHNAGKIRELSGALAEHGVTLIAQDAFGVAPPVEDGLTFVENALIKARHAAAASGLAALADDSGLEVDALGGRPGLHSARFAHADADDRQNRAALLAALAGVPESERGARFYCVLVYMRHAHDPRPLIADGLWEGRILTAERGTGGFGYDPLFYVPTHDCAAAELDADQKRALSHRGQALRAMSRLLGARA, from the coding sequence GTGAAGATCTGCTGCGCCACCCACAATGCCGGCAAGATTCGCGAGCTCTCGGGGGCCTTGGCGGAGCACGGCGTCACCCTGATCGCGCAGGACGCCTTCGGCGTGGCGCCGCCCGTCGAGGATGGCCTCACCTTCGTGGAAAACGCCCTCATCAAGGCCCGCCATGCCGCGGCCGCGAGCGGGCTTGCGGCGCTCGCCGATGATTCCGGGTTGGAGGTGGACGCCCTCGGTGGACGTCCGGGCCTGCATTCGGCCCGGTTCGCTCATGCCGACGCCGACGATCGGCAAAACCGCGCGGCGCTGCTGGCCGCGCTCGCGGGCGTACCGGAGTCCGAACGCGGCGCGCGCTTTTATTGCGTGCTGGTCTACATGCGCCACGCCCACGACCCGCGCCCGCTCATCGCCGACGGCCTGTGGGAGGGCCGCATCCTGACCGCCGAGCGCGGCACCGGCGGCTTTGGCTACGATCCCCTGTTCTACGTGCCCACCCACGATTGCGCTGCCGCCGAGCTCGATGCGGATCAAAAGCGGGCGTTGAGTCATCGCGGGCAGGCCTTGCGGGCGATGTCACGGCTCCTTGGCGCCCGCGCATGA
- a CDS encoding PP2C family serine/threonine-protein phosphatase gives MRYVCTQGSRQGGRAYNEDRVAIAERDTAVLMVLGDGLGGHKGGALASATLCEVAVRAFRAVRSARVQDPSHFLAFVMFQAHQTLKGLGRRLDPPIEPRTTAVLALVQDGCAYWAHIGDSRLYHFHNNATINRTHDDTTVETFRERGILDDEESRAHPEKSRLLACLGGRDEPTIHLGAETALHPGDMLLLCSDGVWEAMSDREIARALDHPVLESGLADLLLAAENRRQKAADNISAAALRWQDRAGRLTGLSPQARQLTARAFWEQGRRLIVGRKLEEMRDAAKKASPKE, from the coding sequence ATGAGATATGTCTGTACGCAAGGCTCGCGACAGGGTGGCCGCGCCTACAACGAGGACCGCGTGGCGATCGCCGAGCGCGACACCGCCGTACTCATGGTCCTGGGAGATGGCCTGGGGGGGCACAAGGGCGGCGCCCTGGCCTCGGCAACCCTGTGCGAGGTCGCGGTGCGCGCCTTCCGCGCGGTGCGATCGGCGCGCGTCCAGGATCCGTCCCACTTCCTGGCCTTCGTCATGTTCCAGGCCCATCAGACCTTGAAGGGGCTCGGCCGCCGCCTCGACCCGCCCATAGAGCCGCGCACGACCGCAGTCCTGGCCCTCGTGCAGGACGGCTGCGCCTACTGGGCGCACATCGGGGACAGCCGCCTCTACCACTTTCACAACAACGCCACGATCAACCGCACCCATGACGACACCACGGTCGAGACCTTTCGTGAACGCGGTATCCTCGACGATGAAGAGTCGCGCGCGCACCCCGAGAAGAGCCGCCTGCTCGCCTGCCTGGGAGGCCGCGACGAGCCAACCATCCATCTGGGCGCCGAGACCGCGCTCCACCCCGGCGACATGCTTCTGCTATGCAGCGACGGCGTGTGGGAGGCGATGTCGGACCGCGAGATCGCCCGCGCGCTTGACCACCCAGTCCTCGAAAGCGGCCTCGCCGACCTCCTGCTGGCCGCCGAGAACCGTCGCCAGAAGGCCGCCGATAACATCAGCGCCGCGGCGCTGCGCTGGCAGGACCGGGCGGGACGCCTCACGGGGCTTAGCCCCCAGGCACGGCAGCTCACGGCGCGCGCCTTCTGGGAACAGGGACGCCGTCTCATCGTCGGTCGCAAACTGGAGGAAATGAGGGACGCGGCCAAGAAGGCATCCCCGAAGGAATAG
- the rph gene encoding ribonuclease PH encodes MRPSGRAADALRPIKITRQFTRYAEGSVLIEFGNTRVLCTASIDEKVPPFLKGRGQGWLTAEYGMLPRATGQRTQREAARGKQDGRTVEIQRLIGRSLRAALDLKALGERTIMIDCDVLQADGGTRTASITGGYVALADAIRFLKSHKLLKEDPLRRQVASVSVGVHNGTPVVDLDYAEDSNAATDMNVVMDDAGGFIELQGTAERGSFRFEEMLAMTELARNGIKELLEAQRQALAGEP; translated from the coding sequence ATGAGACCAAGCGGACGCGCCGCCGATGCGCTACGCCCCATCAAAATCACCCGTCAATTCACGCGCTACGCGGAAGGATCGGTGCTCATCGAGTTCGGTAACACGCGCGTTTTGTGCACAGCGAGCATAGACGAGAAGGTGCCGCCGTTTCTAAAGGGCCGCGGGCAGGGCTGGCTCACGGCCGAATACGGCATGCTTCCGCGCGCCACCGGCCAGCGCACCCAGCGCGAAGCGGCGCGCGGCAAGCAGGACGGACGCACCGTGGAGATCCAGCGCCTCATCGGGCGCTCGCTACGCGCCGCGCTCGACCTGAAGGCCCTGGGCGAACGCACGATCATGATCGACTGTGACGTCTTGCAGGCCGATGGGGGCACGCGCACGGCCTCGATCACCGGTGGTTACGTCGCGCTCGCCGACGCCATCCGCTTCCTGAAATCCCATAAGCTCCTGAAAGAAGACCCGCTGCGCCGCCAGGTGGCCTCGGTATCGGTCGGGGTGCACAACGGTACACCGGTCGTCGACCTCGATTACGCCGAGGATTCGAACGCTGCCACCGACATGAACGTGGTCATGGACGACGCCGGCGGCTTCATCGAGCTCCAGGGGACCGCCGAGCGCGGCAGCTTCCGTTTCGAGGAGATGCTGGCCATGACCGAGCTTGCCCGAAACGGCATCAAGGAGTTGCTCGAGGCCCAGCGCCAGGCATTGGCCGGCGAGCCGTGA